The Amblyomma americanum isolate KBUSLIRL-KWMA chromosome 6, ASM5285725v1, whole genome shotgun sequence genome has a window encoding:
- the LOC144094756 gene encoding uncharacterized protein LOC144094756 — protein sequence MGLRRRAAAGETLLLRVFLAASVVSLDASAQHMVGSDEARSLLSRGGDTLIRWNIPPATLQHMRSESFKRQFSPWGGKRNAAFDYLLDAPGGDHQVADEASSYKVRRVHHTPSLRNADSFSPWGGKRAHGDDKKEKDQTFNPWGGKRAGDRFAPWGGKRGATFNAWGGKRQQDNRNSFSPWGGKRAGKSKQVDDEEDEEQVFAPWGGKRAADDRAFSPWGGKRGGDGDGRQTFAPWGGKREDRFNPWGGKREGPFNPWGGKREGSNKEGFFNPWGGKRGADDSFNPWGGKRGADDAFSPWGGKRQDSFNPWGGKREDVVFRPWGGKKEDNVFRPWGGKKEDNVFRPWGGKRQSDGFKPWGGKREEDTSPSAPAGRSVAFGGEGQGQPTSLRKKRDSSLREHKVATSSRRDSRT from the exons ATGGGACTTCGCCGTAGGGCAGCTGCAGGG GAGACTCTTCTACTGCGGGTGTTCCTGGCGGCCTCCGTGGTCTCGCTAGACGCCTCGGCCCAGCACATGGTGGGCAGTGACGAAGCGCGTTCGCTGCTCTCCAGGGGCGGCGACACGCTCATCCGCTGGAACATCCCGCCAGCCACGCTGCAGCATATGCGCTCCGAAAGCTTCAAGCGCCAGTTCAGCCCGTGGGGCGGCAAGAGGAACGCCGCGTTCGACTACCTGCTGGACGCGCCCGGCGGTGACCATCAGGTGGCGGATGAGGCCTCCTCTTACAAGGTGCGCCGAGTCCATCACACGCCGAGCCTGAGGAACGCGGACTCGTTCAGTCCCTGGGGCGGCAAGAGGGCCCACGGCGACGACAAGAAGGAGAAGGACCAGACCTTCAACCCCTGGGGAGGCAAGAGGGCGGGAGACCGCTTCGCTCCCTGGGGCGGCAAGAGAGGCGCCACCTTCAATGCCTGGGGTGGAAAGCGGCAGCAGGACAACAGGAACTCGTTCAGCCCGTGGGGTGGCAAGAGGGCCGGAAAGTCCAAGCAGGTGGATGACGAGGAAGACGAGGAGCAGGTCTTCGCGCCGTGGGGCGGGAAGAGGGCGGCAGACGACAGAGCCTTCTCGCCTTGGGGTGGAAAGCGGGGTGGCGATGGCGACGGCAGGCAGACGTTTGCGCCTTGGGGAGGAAAGCGTGAGGACCGGTTCAACCCGTGGGGTGGAAAAAGAGAAGGACCTTTCAATCCTTGGGGAGGCAAGAGAGAGGGTTCGAACAAGGAGGGCTTCTTCAACCCGTGGGGAGGCAAACGAGGCGCTGACGATTCTTTCAACCCCTGGGGAGGCAAGCGCGGAGCCGATGATGCGTTCAGCCCATGGGGAGGCAAGAGACAGGACTCCTTTAATCCTTGGGGTGGAAAGAGAGAAGACGTCGTCTTCAGGCCTTGGGGCGGTAAAAAAGAAGACAACGTTTTCAGGCCCTGGGGCGGAAAGAAAGAGGACAACGTGTTCAGGCCCTGGGGaggcaagcgccaaagtgatggTTTCAAGCCCTGGGGAGGCAAAAGAGAGGAAGATACGTCGCCAAGTGCTCCTGCGGGCAGGAGTGTGGCATTCGGGGGAGAGGGTCAGGGGCAGCCAACGTCTTTACGCAAGAAGCGGGATTCTTCTTTGCGAGAGCACAAGGTGGCGACGTCTAGCAGAAGAGACTCGCGGACGTAA